A region of the Candidatus Bathyarchaeota archaeon genome:
ATTCAGTGATATTAGTACTATCATTCAGCAAAATGGAAACATTTAATATAGAGACCTATCAATTGGATGGCACTGGATGCAAGTCTAATCATGAGTAGCACAGATGATTACGGAGCCTGCAACACTCTGAGTAAATCTGGTGAAGACATAGCCTTTGTCTTAGGATCTCTAGCAAACAGCAAAAGATTGCAGTTACTTGCATCTCTACTCGAAGGATCGCACACGTTCAGTGTACTTCAGAGGGTAACAGGTCTTGGAAAAACAGCGTTGGCACACCATCTAAGACTACTCTTGAAAGCAGGAATCCTGAAACATATAGGTAAAGGCCGCTATGAGTTGAGCATTGATGGCACAGAATTTGTGAAGACAGTAACTAAAACCTATGCTAGCTCCATAAGACGACGAGAACTCGAGGCAGCAAGACATGCAGACTACATCCAGAAGGTGCATACCAAGAAGAAGGAACCAAAAATGAAAGAGTTTGAAGTAAAAATAGTGAGACTTGAACCGATGCGCGTAGCTAGTGCCCAAGTGATTAGTACAACACCTGAAAATGATGCATGGGAAAAGATGCGCGCGTGGGCTGAACCTAAAGGTCTCCTTGAAGACCTTGAGAAACATCCTGTATTTGGTTTCAACAATCCAAATCCCTCACCAGATCGAAAGGAGTACGGCTACGAGTTCTGGATCCGTGTGGAACCAGACGTAGAGACTGGAAGAGACATCAAGATCAAAGAGTTCGAAGGAGGACTCTATGCAGTCACGACATGTAAGTTGAAGGAAGAATTGGAGTCAGAATTCTTCCAGAAGGAAGGGTATCTTGAATCTTGGAAAAAGCTTGTGGAATGGGTTAAATCAAGCAAATACATGTATGGAAAGCATCAAGGTCTAGAGAAGGCTCACGATCCGAACGCATCAGAAGAAGGACTGGTTCTAGACCTATACTGCCCAATCGAAGAATAAATGAAAGAACTGGACGCCTTCATAACCCCTTTTTTTCTGAACACTCAACTCATAGACTTCAAGGACGAAGATTATCTCAAAAGTTGATTGGAACCTAGACGAAGCTTACAAACTGGTAGAGGTTGGCTGTGAATATGTCACGACTATGGATGATGTCAAAATCTTTCGAAAACGCAAGTAACCATCAAAAATTAACTTATATTTCCCCAGTATTATTACATATATCGTAATATAGGTTAAATCTTTTAAGCACCAAGACATAAACAAATAACAAACCATTCAAACAGGCGAAATTACAATGGGAGAAAAAGAAAAGGAGAAGCAACTGGAAAAACAGATAACAAAAGCTCTTACAACCTCCGAAACTGCATCAATCAAAAGAATGCTTGAAAAAGACCATGCCATTGATTGTCTATTCCTCCTGGCTTTAGATAAAGGAAAATGGAAAAAAGCCAAAACCTACATGAACAAACACAAACTCACCCTTAGTGACGGTACATACCGATCTCGCATGATAGAAATAACTCAACTAGAATTAGCAAAAGCGACCCCTATTGACCCTCTCAAAAAACAGTACAGCATCACTAAAAAGGGTAAAAAACTTGCCATGACGTTGCTTAATCTGCTCCAAAACATCTAACTGAAAAACACTAAATCAATTTATTCGGTGTTGAGAATAGTCTTTCTATTGTATCCTCTGGATATTAATTGTATTTTTGATGTTTAAAGTTTGTGCATGATGCTTAGTTCTCTCTAAATATTATTTAGACTCAAATAATAGAAGCGCTTTGCAGTTGAGAAGATGCAAAATGCCGATAAGCATTTATTGTACAAACTTTACTTGCGGTTTTTACATATCGCAATGTAACATTTCAGATTGTCGTTTGCTTTTAGCAATCTAGTCTTCAGTTTTGCGTTTTTTAAAAATCTTACGAAAGAATGTTCAGTAAAATGCTTTTTCAAGCCAGTAACAATTATTGAGCCGTTGGGTTCTGTGATGCGCTTTGCTTCTTGAAGAGTCTTACTTGGATTTGGCATGTTTTGTAGTAGTGTTATAGCGAAGATTGTGTCAAAGTAGCTGTTACGGAGAGGAGTGTGGTCTGCGTCAGCTAAGATTAGGTGAACGTTCGCTGACTGTTCTATGCGAGATGCTGTCTCTTTTAACATTTCCTTAGACACGTCTAAACCCACAACGCTTTTCGCTATTTCTTGTATTCTTGGAAGGAGAAGCCCAGTTCCGCAGCCCAAATCGAGAATAGAACCTTGTTCCCCAAGTTTTAGGCTTTCCACAGCGATCTTAATCTTGAGGTTTTGCTCTTCGGTATAGCGGATATCATAGATGTGAGCGGTGCGATTATAATGGCACATATGTCGGCGTTTTTGTTTCCACTCAGTCATGATGTATCAGAAGTTTTATGTAAAATGGTTTTACTAAAGGTTTGTCGGCGAATGCTGTGTCTAGTCGAGAACCTGTCCTTATTTTGGACAATCCAAGAATGGATGAAGATATAGAGAATTCGATAAGAGAGGCACTTGCCCAACGTAAAATCCTACTTTTGATTGGAAATTGCTGGGTTGACTACAAAGGTCGCGCCAGCAGCAAGCTTGAACCTGGAGAACGTATTGTCATAATAAAGGAAGATGGCTCCGTCTTAGTTCACCGACCAAGCGGTTACGAAGCTGTAAACTGGCAGCCGCCTGGATGCATCTTTCAATCTCGCGTTAAAGATGGTATTTTGCAGATTACCGCTGTGCGTCGCAAGCCTGCAGAGTCCATACGCATATACTTCAACAAAATCTACCTGCTCTCGACGATGAAGCTGAAAGACACAGGCGAGTTTTCGCTTCATGCAAGCGAAGAAGACATGCAGAAGGCGATTTTGCTGAAACCTTCAATCATAGAAGAAGGCTTCAAACCAATTAGCTATGAGAAGAAAGTTGAGCCTGGCTTCGTGGATGTTTACGGCATAGATAGAGAGGATAAGTTTGTCGTTGTAGAGATTAAACGAAAAACCGCAGGACGCAACGCTGCACTGCAGCTGTCCATGTATGTGAAAGCTGTGCAAGGCATAGTCAACCGTGAGGTAAGAGGTATACTTGCAGCGCCAAACATTGCAAAAGGAACACAACGGCTACTAGTCACGCTTGGATTAAGCTTCAAACCCTTAAACCCGCGAAAGTGCGCCGAAATTCTTCATAAATCGCAAACACTCAAACTTGCTGACTTCTTCGAGCCATCAGAATAGTCGTAAAGTCTTTATGTGCTCAACCAAAAGGTGTTTGCGGAGAGGACAATGGTAAGGTTGGCCATAAGTGAAAGCGAGCACAAAAGACGAATGGAACATGTTAGAAAAACGCTTGCCGAAAGAAAACTAGATGCACTTTACCTTACAAGCGGTGTCAGCTTCTTCTACTTAACAGGATATTCCTATATTGCCACCGAACGCCCAGCAGCGCTAATAATTCCCGCAGACGGCGAAATCACCTTTATGGGGCCATTGCTGGAAATCGACCACATTCCACTAAAAACACGCCTGATAAAAAACATCAAAACTTACCCTGATTACCCTGGAAAGAAACATCCCATCGACTATTTTGCCAAATTCTTGAAAGATATGGGCCTAGCAAATAAGCGAATAGGCACTGACAATATGGCAG
Encoded here:
- a CDS encoding GyrI-like domain-containing protein, encoding MALDASLIMSSTDDYGACNTLSKSGEDIAFVLGSLANSKRLQLLASLLEGSHTFSVLQRVTGLGKTALAHHLRLLLKAGILKHIGKGRYELSIDGTEFVKTVTKTYASSIRRRELEAARHADYIQKVHTKKKEPKMKEFEVKIVRLEPMRVASAQVISTTPENDAWEKMRAWAEPKGLLEDLEKHPVFGFNNPNPSPDRKEYGYEFWIRVEPDVETGRDIKIKEFEGGLYAVTTCKLKEELESEFFQKEGYLESWKKLVEWVKSSKYMYGKHQGLEKAHDPNASEEGLVLDLYCPIEE
- a CDS encoding class I SAM-dependent methyltransferase, translated to MTEWKQKRRHMCHYNRTAHIYDIRYTEEQNLKIKIAVESLKLGEQGSILDLGCGTGLLLPRIQEIAKSVVGLDVSKEMLKETASRIEQSANVHLILADADHTPLRNSYFDTIFAITLLQNMPNPSKTLQEAKRITEPNGSIIVTGLKKHFTEHSFVRFLKNAKLKTRLLKANDNLKCYIAICKNRK
- the nucS gene encoding endonuclease NucS, producing MSSREPVLILDNPRMDEDIENSIREALAQRKILLLIGNCWVDYKGRASSKLEPGERIVIIKEDGSVLVHRPSGYEAVNWQPPGCIFQSRVKDGILQITAVRRKPAESIRIYFNKIYLLSTMKLKDTGEFSLHASEEDMQKAILLKPSIIEEGFKPISYEKKVEPGFVDVYGIDREDKFVVVEIKRKTAGRNAALQLSMYVKAVQGIVNREVRGILAAPNIAKGTQRLLVTLGLSFKPLNPRKCAEILHKSQTLKLADFFEPSE